One Ignavibacterium album JCM 16511 genomic region harbors:
- a CDS encoding sigma-54 interaction domain-containing protein produces the protein MNSNKIKIKIFSDSDDMVMLNSALKQIELDSIPIVYTNVKYFVPEENAIIIIQPESLDSKMLFEIGPQVKEHPNKFLAVVSNNNALLVSTIVKFGINDVFVFPYEIMKFVNRLKELIVNKIYLTNKDSDPSLSQSQYDFQFIIGESPSFTKVVSLAKRVSENSQSNVLLLGETGTGKGIFARAIHHNSKFKYEPFVDIVCTAIPESLLESELFGYEAGAFTGARIRKYGLFEIAGNGTLFLDEIGDISLNLQAKLLRAIEKKVIKRIGGVVDIPINARIISATNKNLIKMVEEGSFRRDLYHRLNVVTIEIPPLRERREDIIPLADYFVNEFNREFGKSVKKVQPHLKHFLLGYTWPGNVRELRNAIERAVLLTDQDELKMTDFSNIIKSAPIHADVSKAAEEIPPQVIRLDLNYATTDLKRLSKYYAIQVLEKVGGNKSQAARFLGVSRPKLDALLSKKKR, from the coding sequence ATGAACTCCAACAAAATTAAAATTAAAATATTTTCTGACAGCGATGATATGGTAATGCTTAACTCTGCTCTTAAGCAGATTGAACTTGACAGCATACCAATTGTTTATACAAATGTTAAGTACTTCGTGCCTGAAGAGAATGCAATAATAATTATTCAGCCTGAGTCACTGGATTCAAAGATGTTGTTTGAAATTGGTCCGCAGGTTAAAGAACATCCAAATAAGTTTCTTGCTGTTGTCAGCAATAACAACGCTCTACTTGTCAGCACAATAGTAAAGTTTGGAATAAATGATGTATTTGTCTTCCCGTATGAAATAATGAAATTTGTCAATCGTCTTAAAGAGCTTATCGTAAATAAAATTTATCTTACAAATAAAGATAGTGATCCATCTCTTTCTCAAAGTCAATATGATTTTCAGTTTATTATCGGCGAATCACCTTCATTTACAAAAGTTGTTTCCTTAGCCAAAAGGGTTTCCGAAAATTCACAGTCTAATGTTTTACTATTGGGGGAAACCGGAACAGGTAAAGGAATCTTTGCGAGAGCAATCCATCACAATAGCAAATTCAAATATGAACCTTTTGTTGATATTGTTTGTACAGCAATTCCTGAATCGTTATTAGAGTCAGAACTTTTCGGTTATGAAGCTGGTGCTTTTACTGGCGCAAGAATCAGGAAATATGGTCTATTCGAAATAGCAGGAAACGGAACATTATTCCTGGATGAAATTGGTGATATCAGCTTAAACCTTCAGGCGAAATTGTTAAGAGCAATTGAAAAGAAAGTGATAAAAAGAATTGGTGGTGTTGTTGATATTCCCATAAATGCCCGCATAATTTCAGCTACAAATAAAAACCTGATTAAAATGGTCGAGGAAGGTTCATTCAGAAGAGACCTTTATCACCGGCTTAATGTTGTAACTATAGAAATTCCTCCGTTAAGAGAACGAAGAGAAGACATTATTCCTTTGGCTGATTATTTTGTCAATGAGTTCAATCGGGAGTTTGGAAAATCAGTAAAGAAAGTTCAACCTCATCTTAAACATTTCTTATTGGGATATACCTGGCCCGGCAATGTGAGAGAATTAAGAAACGCTATTGAACGTGCGGTTCTCCTTACTGATCAGGATGAATTAAAAATGACTGATTTTTCTAATATTATAAAATCAGCCCCAATTCATGCGGATGTCTCAAAAGCAGCGGAAGAAATTCCTCCGCAGGTAATCAGACTTGATTTAAACTACGCTACAACAGACCTTAAGCGACTATCAAAGTACTACGCAATTCAGGTGCTTGAAAAAGTTGGAGGGAATAAGTCTCAGGCAGCCAGATTCCTGGGAGTTTCAAGACCGAAGCTCGATGCATTATTATCAAAGAAAAAGCGCTAA